The proteins below come from a single Nocardioides eburneiflavus genomic window:
- a CDS encoding NAD(P)-dependent alcohol dehydrogenase, which yields MTHTETPTTTTTMRAIVQDTYGPVEVLRLDRIDRQRIDDDEVLVQVRAAGLDRGTWHMMTGQPYLLRALGFGFRAPKNRVPGLDVAGTVVGIGPAVTRFSVGDEVFGISRGSFAEYAAVREDKLSPKPPNLTFEQAAVVPISAGTALQALTDAGNVQAGQRVLVIGASGGVGSYAVQLAKAFGAEVTGVCGPAKLEFVTSLGADHVLDHTSQDFADGTHVYDLILDIAGNAALRRLRRALAPSGTLVIVGGEDGGRWTGGFGRSLRALLLSPFVGQRLTMLASKERASDQKRLTILIEAGRVAPRIDASYPLGRVQEAMRYLEAGHVRGKVVITI from the coding sequence ATGACCCACACAGAAACCCCCACGACCACCACCACCATGCGGGCGATCGTCCAGGACACGTACGGGCCGGTCGAGGTGCTGCGCCTCGACCGCATCGACCGCCAGCGCATCGACGATGACGAGGTCCTCGTGCAGGTCCGGGCAGCCGGTCTCGACCGGGGAACCTGGCACATGATGACCGGGCAGCCCTACCTCCTCCGCGCTCTCGGCTTCGGGTTCCGTGCACCGAAGAACCGGGTGCCCGGCCTGGACGTCGCCGGCACGGTCGTCGGCATCGGTCCAGCGGTGACCAGGTTCTCGGTCGGTGACGAGGTGTTCGGGATCTCCCGCGGGTCCTTCGCGGAGTACGCCGCCGTGCGGGAGGACAAGCTCTCGCCCAAGCCGCCGAACCTGACGTTCGAGCAGGCGGCCGTTGTGCCGATCTCTGCCGGTACCGCACTACAGGCCCTCACCGACGCCGGCAATGTCCAGGCCGGCCAACGCGTCCTCGTCATCGGCGCCTCCGGCGGAGTCGGAAGCTACGCCGTGCAGCTGGCCAAGGCGTTCGGTGCCGAGGTGACCGGCGTGTGCGGCCCGGCGAAGCTGGAGTTCGTGACCTCCCTCGGCGCTGATCACGTCCTCGACCACACCTCACAGGACTTCGCGGACGGCACGCACGTCTACGACCTCATCCTCGACATCGCCGGCAACGCTGCGCTACGTCGCCTGCGGAGGGCTCTCGCACCGAGCGGGACGCTCGTGATCGTCGGCGGCGAGGATGGCGGGAGGTGGACCGGAGGGTTCGGCCGATCACTGCGAGCTCTGCTCCTCTCGCCCTTCGTGGGTCAGCGGCTGACGATGCTCGCCAGCAAGGAACGAGCCAGCGACCAGAAGAGGCTCACCATCCTCATCGAGGCCGGGAGGGTGGCGCCGCGCATCGACGCCAGCTACCCACTGGGACGCGTCCAAGAAGCGATGCGGTACCTGGAGGCCGGCCACGTGCGAGGCAAGGTCGTCATCACCATCTGA
- a CDS encoding tyrosine-type recombinase/integrase, producing the protein MASVHKKPGRKKKDGTLGKSAWVVMWTDPSGKQKSKSFEKKAHASQFRATVEADMARGSYIDPKRGRVVFADYAAEWVRRRAKKGAANTRHANAARLRNHVTPYFEHLTLDRIDDDAVLDWLEGIAHLAPTTQRGIWTVMNSVMLSAVEGGLIAKNPLAKRTLHTAPIVKTRIVPWKHEWVTGMAETINERYRLAVVLAAGLGLRQGECFGLSPDDVDWLKGTVRIRRQVLLILEDGSLAFGPPKREKTRDVPLPESVKVEMNRHMAKYPPQTVTLPWKDTGGKPHAARLFLSTREHNPCNKNTFNEHTWRPARKVLDIPDRGPDGHRNSMHQLRHFYVSVLLDSGEPINAVAEHIGHDDMGYMLETYAHLMPAANERTKAAIDGAFEAASWTNFGQESSVEGEKGL; encoded by the coding sequence GTGGCATCCGTACACAAGAAGCCGGGCCGGAAGAAGAAGGACGGCACCCTCGGCAAGAGCGCGTGGGTCGTTATGTGGACCGACCCGTCCGGCAAGCAGAAGTCCAAGTCGTTCGAGAAGAAGGCGCACGCCAGCCAGTTCCGCGCCACCGTTGAGGCCGACATGGCCCGTGGTTCGTACATCGACCCCAAGCGCGGCCGCGTAGTGTTCGCCGACTACGCCGCCGAGTGGGTCCGGCGCCGGGCCAAGAAGGGCGCCGCCAACACCCGGCACGCCAACGCCGCCCGGCTGCGCAACCACGTCACCCCGTACTTCGAGCACCTCACTCTCGACCGCATCGACGACGACGCCGTCCTCGACTGGCTAGAGGGCATCGCCCACCTGGCCCCGACCACCCAGCGCGGCATCTGGACGGTCATGAACTCCGTGATGCTCTCCGCTGTCGAGGGTGGCCTCATCGCCAAGAACCCCCTCGCCAAGCGGACGCTGCACACCGCGCCCATCGTCAAGACCCGCATCGTGCCCTGGAAGCACGAGTGGGTCACCGGCATGGCGGAGACCATCAACGAGCGATATCGCCTCGCCGTCGTCCTGGCTGCCGGGCTCGGTCTCCGGCAGGGCGAGTGCTTTGGCCTGTCACCCGACGACGTCGACTGGCTGAAGGGCACCGTCCGCATTCGCCGCCAAGTCCTGCTCATCCTGGAGGACGGCTCACTCGCCTTCGGCCCACCGAAGCGCGAGAAGACTCGCGACGTGCCCCTGCCCGAGTCCGTCAAGGTCGAGATGAACCGGCACATGGCCAAGTACCCGCCCCAGACCGTGACCCTCCCGTGGAAGGACACGGGCGGCAAGCCGCACGCGGCCCGCCTGTTCCTCTCGACCCGCGAGCACAACCCCTGCAACAAGAACACCTTCAACGAGCACACGTGGCGCCCGGCCCGGAAGGTCCTCGACATCCCCGACCGCGGGCCCGACGGACACCGCAACTCGATGCACCAACTGAGGCACTTCTACGTCTCCGTCCTCCTGGACTCCGGCGAACCCATCAACGCCGTAGCCGAGCACATCGGGCACGACGACATGGGTTACATGCTGGAGACATACGCCCATCTCATGCCCGCCGCGAACGAGCGCACGAAGGCTGCCATCGACGGTGCTTTTGAGGCCGCCTCTTGGACAAATTTTGGACAGGAGTCCTCGGTCGAAGGTGAAAAGGGCCTCTGA
- a CDS encoding helix-turn-helix transcriptional regulator codes for MSTEELASYLNVPVRTIEKWREKGTAPRGFKVGVGWRYDLDDVRSWLAQRAA; via the coding sequence ATGTCCACCGAAGAACTCGCCTCGTACCTCAATGTGCCTGTCCGCACCATTGAGAAGTGGCGCGAGAAGGGCACCGCACCACGCGGCTTCAAGGTCGGCGTCGGCTGGCGCTACGACCTCGACGACGTCCGCTCCTGGCTCGCGCAGCGCGCGGCCTGA
- a CDS encoding IS3 family transposase (programmed frameshift), which translates to MARPSKYPPELRERAVRMVLESRVDYPHEAAAIRSIAAKLGITSTESVRKWVRQAEIDGGVRAGKTSEELAEIKALKRENAELRRANEILKSASGFLRGGARPPQQVLIDFIDTHRADYGIEPICRVLAEHGIKIAPSTYYDARVRRPSRRARRDAEIVAVIAAERGRQRLLARFGSRKMWLHLRRQGHDVARCTIERLYRQQGWEGARRLKKVRTTIADPAADRPLDRVDRQFWAARPNQLWVADFTYVATWSGTVYVAFIFDVFSRRIVGWRAATRMTTDLVLDTLEHAIWTRQQAGITDLSGLVHHTDAGSQYVSFAFTERLVDEGVDPSVGSVGDAYDNALAESQIGLYKAELIRPEGPWRGVEHVELETLNWVDFFNNERPHEAIDDLTPVEAEELHYAARNQLTPTG; encoded by the exons ATGGCACGTCCCTCGAAGTACCCGCCCGAGTTGCGTGAGCGCGCGGTGCGGATGGTGTTGGAGTCGCGTGTGGACTATCCGCACGAGGCGGCTGCGATCAGGTCGATCGCGGCGAAGCTCGGGATCACCTCGACCGAGTCGGTGCGCAAGTGGGTCAGGCAGGCCGAGATCGATGGTGGTGTCCGGGCCGGGAAGACCAGCGAGGAGCTGGCTGAGATCAAGGCGCTGAAGCGGGAGAACGCCGAGCTGCGGCGGGCGAACGAGATCTTGAAGAGCGCCTCGG GCTTTCTTCGCGGCGGAGCTCGACCGCCCCAACAGGTATTGATCGACTTCATCGACACCCACAGGGCCGACTACGGGATCGAGCCGATCTGTCGTGTGCTCGCCGAGCACGGGATCAAGATCGCCCCGTCGACCTACTACGACGCCAGGGTTAGACGGCCCTCGCGACGTGCTCGGCGTGACGCCGAGATCGTCGCGGTGATCGCGGCCGAGAGGGGCCGGCAACGGCTGCTGGCGCGGTTCGGGTCACGCAAGATGTGGCTCCACCTACGCCGGCAGGGTCACGACGTGGCCAGGTGCACGATCGAGCGGCTGTACCGCCAGCAGGGCTGGGAGGGCGCACGACGGTTGAAGAAGGTCCGCACCACCATCGCCGATCCCGCGGCCGACCGTCCCCTGGATCGTGTGGACCGGCAGTTCTGGGCTGCGCGTCCGAACCAGCTGTGGGTTGCTGACTTCACCTACGTCGCGACCTGGTCCGGCACCGTCTACGTCGCATTCATCTTCGACGTGTTCTCCCGCCGCATCGTGGGCTGGCGGGCAGCGACGAGGATGACGACCGACCTGGTCCTCGACACTCTCGAGCACGCGATCTGGACTCGCCAGCAGGCCGGCATCACCGACCTGTCGGGGTTGGTCCATCACACCGATGCCGGGTCGCAGTACGTCAGTTTCGCGTTCACCGAACGGCTCGTTGACGAGGGCGTCGACCCTTCTGTCGGATCGGTCGGCGATGCCTACGATAACGCGCTCGCCGAGTCTCAGATCGGGCTCTACAAGGCTGAGCTGATCCGTCCCGAAGGACCTTGGCGCGGTGTCGAGCACGTCGAGCTCGAGACCCTCAACTGGGTCGACTTCTTCAACAACGAGCGCCCGCACGAGGCCATCGACGACCTGACCCCGGTCGAGGCCGAAGAACTTCACTACGCTGCAAGAAACCAGCTCACGCCGACCGGCTGA
- a CDS encoding restriction endonuclease, producing the protein MSLTYVRLKPDEDFFAPWEGPSVPRPDTPAMRALSSAGLQSAYLAGHTPGVDVGDYVLNAPQAVREVRDDESDDLLRARQAAVRNMDRLDRYGLTGRLNPDDEEAEDRDVEAGTRLLLLRGYCPPRVEPYVDFEFVLRSGEVLHLQHELRSVPRQMWAVVEVGALGSGSGTFFFDYRLVHGVPDVGPLRVGDYHPSLAKSVCSDSVCRFLLTALDISGEHLLDSDAAMSFLQRAHRHGLPPGVIPSPWVNEDGDYPKRGFAERLLAGMAPSPQGVRHGTDRAEPRRRLIKTFADAEQYASEYMRYLGFPDAIPTPPGADGGVDVVSAEAIAQVKMEGIATGRPVVQAIAGVASLEGKKALVFSLAGYTAQALEWADLAGIACLEFGVDGSIEPAN; encoded by the coding sequence ATGAGCCTCACCTACGTCCGCCTGAAGCCAGACGAAGATTTCTTCGCGCCTTGGGAAGGACCCTCCGTGCCGAGGCCGGACACCCCAGCAATGCGAGCGCTAAGTTCAGCAGGACTACAGTCTGCTTACCTCGCGGGGCATACTCCGGGCGTTGACGTCGGAGACTACGTGTTGAACGCTCCACAAGCCGTGCGCGAGGTGCGCGACGATGAAAGTGACGATCTCCTGCGCGCACGGCAGGCGGCTGTTCGCAACATGGACCGCCTCGATAGGTACGGTCTGACCGGTCGGTTGAACCCGGACGACGAAGAAGCCGAAGACCGGGACGTCGAAGCAGGTACCCGATTGCTCCTTCTACGCGGTTACTGTCCCCCACGGGTGGAGCCGTACGTCGACTTCGAGTTCGTCCTCCGTAGCGGGGAGGTACTACACCTTCAGCATGAGTTGAGAAGTGTGCCTAGACAGATGTGGGCGGTCGTGGAGGTCGGCGCCCTCGGCAGCGGCTCCGGAACCTTCTTCTTTGACTATCGGCTAGTTCATGGTGTCCCGGATGTAGGTCCGCTTCGAGTGGGCGATTACCACCCGTCGCTGGCCAAGTCTGTCTGCTCGGACTCGGTTTGCCGGTTCCTTCTTACGGCGCTAGACATCTCAGGCGAGCATCTCCTTGACTCGGACGCAGCCATGTCGTTTCTTCAGAGGGCGCATCGTCACGGTCTGCCCCCCGGCGTAATCCCCTCGCCATGGGTGAACGAGGACGGAGACTATCCAAAACGCGGGTTCGCAGAACGCCTCCTCGCTGGGATGGCGCCGAGTCCACAAGGCGTTCGGCACGGGACCGACAGGGCCGAACCACGACGCCGACTCATCAAGACGTTTGCTGACGCGGAGCAGTACGCATCGGAGTACATGCGCTACCTAGGGTTCCCCGACGCAATCCCCACACCTCCTGGCGCCGACGGCGGTGTCGATGTCGTCTCGGCCGAAGCGATCGCGCAAGTCAAGATGGAAGGTATCGCTACAGGGCGACCTGTAGTTCAAGCGATCGCCGGGGTCGCCTCGTTGGAGGGGAAGAAGGCACTGGTCTTTTCCTTGGCGGGATACACCGCTCAAGCGCTTGAGTGGGCCGACCTAGCGGGTATTGCTTGCCTCGAATTTGGCGTGGACGGATCCATCGAGCCTGCAAACTGA
- a CDS encoding restriction endonuclease, protein MARLRRGWVGIFVTTGVFSKQAQVEVIDDQYPLVLVPGLKLAREVIRMAELSFEGDVGALLDTIVDSYEGEVTSRRPEEILSQA, encoded by the coding sequence GTGGCAAGGCTCCGCCGCGGCTGGGTCGGCATATTCGTAACCACCGGTGTCTTCTCAAAGCAGGCGCAGGTTGAAGTCATCGACGACCAGTACCCGCTCGTGCTGGTGCCGGGTCTGAAACTTGCCCGCGAAGTCATCCGCATGGCCGAGTTGTCCTTCGAGGGCGACGTGGGCGCGCTTCTCGACACGATCGTCGACTCATACGAGGGGGAGGTCACTAGCCGACGGCCTGAGGAGATCCTGTCGCAGGCCTAA
- a CDS encoding XRE family transcriptional regulator, with product MGSVKALVEPELLTWARRTANLEPLAAARKMKVPEGRVEEWESGDRAPTIAELRRAGEVYNRPLGVFFLAEPPQGFETLRDFRRLALGVAGEWSAALHAEYRRAHDQRDALLEIAELDDQSHSHAWRLTIPDDDVVIARMARDLLEEVAPLSPPTPAADEYAHVAYWTAALEEAGVLVMHTAGGRVSTDEMRAFSLYFDDIPVIVLNGADFPRGRLFSLLHEYAHLLLHTAGLCDTRTDQRATTENRWVEARCNALAAEILMPTADLLNCALVTGHPTGERWTLDELIDAARPFGVSAESFLRRLVTLGRVPLVQYTDFRDTYRSDGVERPKPGGGNFYVNKARDLGKGYVRTVSSAHGRALIDSTTAATYLGVRVDQIADLAARARLTGT from the coding sequence ATGGGTTCTGTCAAGGCGCTCGTCGAGCCTGAACTGCTGACCTGGGCTCGCCGGACTGCCAACCTTGAGCCGCTGGCAGCCGCGCGCAAGATGAAAGTGCCCGAGGGGCGCGTGGAGGAGTGGGAGTCGGGCGACCGTGCTCCGACCATCGCCGAACTGCGTCGCGCGGGCGAGGTATACAACCGACCGCTCGGGGTGTTCTTCCTTGCGGAACCGCCGCAGGGGTTCGAAACCCTGCGCGACTTCCGTCGTCTCGCGCTGGGCGTCGCGGGCGAGTGGTCGGCTGCGCTCCACGCTGAGTACCGCCGTGCCCACGACCAGCGTGACGCGCTGTTGGAGATCGCCGAACTCGACGACCAGTCGCATTCCCACGCGTGGCGGCTGACCATTCCGGATGACGACGTCGTCATCGCCCGCATGGCACGCGACCTGCTGGAGGAGGTCGCGCCACTCTCGCCTCCTACCCCAGCGGCAGATGAGTACGCGCACGTCGCTTACTGGACTGCTGCACTCGAAGAGGCAGGTGTCCTGGTCATGCACACGGCTGGTGGCCGGGTCAGCACCGATGAGATGCGTGCCTTCTCGCTCTATTTCGATGACATCCCAGTCATCGTCCTGAACGGCGCCGACTTCCCGCGCGGGCGTCTCTTCTCGCTGCTCCACGAGTACGCCCACCTGCTCCTCCACACGGCGGGACTGTGCGACACCCGCACCGACCAACGCGCCACCACCGAGAATCGCTGGGTCGAGGCCCGCTGCAACGCACTCGCCGCAGAGATCCTCATGCCGACTGCCGACCTGCTCAACTGTGCTCTCGTCACCGGACACCCGACGGGGGAGCGGTGGACGCTCGACGAACTCATTGACGCTGCACGACCGTTCGGAGTTAGCGCCGAGTCGTTCCTACGGCGACTCGTCACCCTGGGCCGCGTTCCGCTCGTGCAGTACACAGATTTCCGCGACACCTACCGCAGTGACGGCGTCGAGCGGCCCAAGCCCGGCGGCGGCAACTTCTACGTCAATAAGGCCCGCGACCTCGGCAAGGGCTACGTCCGCACCGTGTCGAGCGCCCACGGTCGCGCCCTCATCGACAGCACCACCGCAGCCACCTACCTCGGTGTCAGGGTCGACCAAATCGCCGACCTCGCAGCCCGCGCCAGGCTGACCGGGACCTGA
- a CDS encoding DUF4411 family protein → MADDTPSLFETYSFDTSAIINGRRDIFKPTTFGPIWDAIEDMIRAGQVQAVDEVKRELKRKSDEANAWAKRCSNMFVPLSREIQISTREILAAHPRLLGQGGGPRNGADPFVIALAHARGGTVVTQETPRNINKPRIPDVCIAMGIPWVTLPDFVDAQGWTLRLG, encoded by the coding sequence TTGGCCGACGACACGCCCAGCCTCTTCGAGACCTACTCGTTCGACACCAGCGCGATCATCAACGGGCGCCGCGACATCTTCAAGCCCACCACCTTCGGTCCCATCTGGGACGCCATCGAGGACATGATTCGGGCAGGACAGGTCCAGGCCGTGGACGAAGTGAAGCGCGAACTCAAACGCAAGTCCGACGAGGCCAACGCATGGGCGAAGCGCTGCTCGAACATGTTCGTCCCGCTCTCACGCGAGATTCAAATCTCCACCCGCGAGATCCTCGCGGCGCATCCCCGCCTGCTCGGGCAGGGCGGTGGCCCCCGGAACGGAGCCGACCCGTTCGTCATCGCGTTAGCCCACGCACGGGGCGGCACCGTCGTCACCCAAGAGACGCCACGCAACATCAACAAGCCGCGCATTCCTGATGTGTGCATCGCTATGGGCATCCCGTGGGTGACGTTGCCCGACTTCGTCGACGCCCAAGGCTGGACCCTGCGACTGGGGTGA
- a CDS encoding Eco57I restriction-modification methylase domain-containing protein, giving the protein MLPGDSADLRKARGAFFTPPAVARFINSWAIRDAGDAVLEPSCGEAVFLHEVPRTHTGRVVGVEIHSGSAQEAERTLNREGIEAVVHNVDFFAHDEFGAYDVAVGNPPYVRYQGWTGEARSKSREAALRAGVNLTALASSWAAFTVHSALHLRAGGRLGLVLPAELLTVNYAAPVRRFLLEHFADVTLVLFEERVFPGVDVDAVLLLADGYDPAGRKGTDRMSVHQVRDAAGLTDLAEAHRWTPPARGGRWSAGLLSADGLDAFLKATEGRGFDTLGCWGETTLGMVTGNNKYFALSPSKVAELGLADSDVIRLSPPGSRHLRGLSLTRDALDRLGQEGQSTMLFRPVDEPSKAAESYIASGEDLDVHLAYKCRVRPDWWRVPYLRPADLFLTYMNADTPRLSTNRARAHHLNSVHGIYLHPDRREDGMSLLPVASLNSVTLLGAEVVGRAYGGGMLKIEPREADVLPVPSATLVGRHREALTALRPAVTSLLRSGHLLDAVAAVNDVLLVKGLRMSKRSLAAVRDEHAGLTARRVARGKGN; this is encoded by the coding sequence ATGCTTCCCGGGGACTCCGCTGACCTTCGCAAGGCACGGGGAGCGTTCTTCACCCCTCCGGCAGTCGCCCGCTTCATCAACTCCTGGGCGATCCGCGACGCCGGCGACGCGGTGCTCGAACCGTCATGCGGAGAGGCCGTCTTCCTACACGAGGTACCCCGCACCCACACCGGCCGAGTGGTTGGTGTCGAGATCCACTCCGGGTCCGCCCAGGAGGCCGAGCGAACCCTCAACCGTGAGGGCATCGAGGCCGTCGTCCACAACGTCGACTTCTTCGCCCACGACGAGTTCGGCGCCTACGACGTCGCCGTTGGAAACCCGCCCTACGTCCGCTACCAGGGCTGGACCGGGGAGGCCCGCAGCAAGAGCCGGGAGGCCGCCCTAAGGGCCGGGGTGAACCTCACGGCGCTGGCGTCCTCCTGGGCCGCGTTCACCGTCCACTCGGCCCTGCACCTGCGCGCTGGCGGCCGCCTCGGGCTCGTCCTCCCCGCCGAGTTGCTCACCGTCAACTACGCGGCCCCGGTGCGCCGCTTCCTGCTCGAACACTTCGCCGACGTGACGCTGGTCCTTTTCGAGGAGCGCGTGTTCCCCGGCGTCGACGTTGACGCGGTCCTCCTGCTCGCCGATGGCTACGACCCGGCCGGACGCAAGGGCACCGACCGCATGAGCGTGCACCAGGTGCGCGACGCCGCAGGGCTCACCGACCTCGCCGAGGCACACCGCTGGACGCCTCCCGCGCGGGGCGGCCGCTGGTCCGCTGGTCTCCTCTCGGCCGATGGTCTCGACGCGTTCTTGAAGGCCACGGAGGGCCGCGGGTTCGACACGCTCGGATGCTGGGGCGAGACGACGCTCGGCATGGTCACGGGCAACAACAAGTACTTCGCCCTCAGCCCGTCCAAGGTCGCCGAACTGGGCCTCGCCGACTCCGACGTCATCCGCCTCTCACCGCCCGGCTCCCGCCACCTCCGCGGCCTCTCGTTGACTCGTGACGCGCTCGACCGGCTCGGCCAGGAGGGGCAGTCCACGATGCTGTTCCGGCCCGTGGACGAGCCGTCCAAGGCTGCCGAGTCGTACATCGCCAGCGGCGAGGACCTCGACGTCCACCTGGCCTACAAGTGCCGCGTGCGACCCGACTGGTGGCGCGTACCGTACCTCCGACCGGCCGACCTCTTCCTCACCTACATGAACGCCGACACCCCGCGCCTGTCGACCAACCGAGCGCGGGCCCACCACCTCAACTCGGTGCACGGCATCTACCTCCACCCGGACCGTCGCGAAGACGGCATGAGCCTCCTGCCCGTCGCGTCCCTCAACTCCGTCACGCTGCTCGGCGCCGAGGTCGTAGGACGCGCGTACGGGGGTGGCATGCTGAAGATCGAACCTCGCGAGGCGGACGTACTTCCGGTGCCGTCGGCGACGCTCGTAGGCAGGCACCGTGAAGCCCTGACGGCACTCCGGCCGGCCGTGACCTCACTCCTGCGCTCCGGGCATCTCCTGGACGCTGTGGCGGCCGTCAACGACGTCCTCCTGGTCAAGGGGCTGCGGATGTCGAAGCGGTCGCTGGCCGCTGTTCGTGACGAGCACGCGGGCCTGACCGCCCGCCGAGTTGCACGTGGAAAGGGCAACTGA
- a CDS encoding IS256 family transposase, with amino-acid sequence MTAGPSIDPADFLNEHLAQASPDLLRELMQGFINTLLSADADSVCGASYGARDPERSNRRNGYRHRDLDTRIGTLDVAIPKLREGSYFPEWLLERRRRAEAALTSVVATCYLLGVSTRRMDRLVQSLGITGLSKSQVSVMARDLDELVRDFRERPLDAGPYTFVAADALTMKVREGGRVIKIAVMVATGVNADGFREILGVATSTAESGAGWNSFFKDLVARGLSGVALVTSDAHAGLVDAIGATLPGASWQRCRTHYTANLMSICPKHAWGGVKAMLHSVFDQIDTDAVHAQYDKLLDNTTQLPEVHAHLDAHRDDVLAFTAFPKAVWRQIWSNNPNERLNREIRRRTDVVGIFPDRGSIIRLVGAVLAEQNDEWADGRRYLGLDVLAKSRLTLITTEPEEEDAITAGAISA; translated from the coding sequence ATGACCGCTGGTCCCAGTATCGACCCCGCCGACTTTCTGAACGAGCACCTGGCACAGGCCAGCCCTGACTTGCTCCGCGAGCTGATGCAGGGCTTCATCAACACGTTGCTCTCCGCCGATGCCGACAGCGTCTGCGGTGCCTCCTACGGCGCCCGTGACCCCGAGCGGTCCAACCGCCGCAACGGCTATCGGCACCGCGACCTCGACACCCGGATCGGCACCCTCGACGTCGCGATCCCCAAGCTGCGGGAGGGTTCCTACTTCCCCGAGTGGCTCCTCGAGCGACGCCGCCGCGCCGAAGCAGCCCTGACGTCGGTGGTCGCGACCTGCTACCTGCTCGGCGTCTCGACCCGGCGGATGGATCGACTGGTGCAGTCCTTGGGCATCACCGGGCTGTCGAAGTCCCAGGTCAGTGTGATGGCCCGGGATCTCGACGAGCTGGTCCGCGACTTCCGCGAACGCCCCCTCGACGCCGGCCCGTACACGTTCGTGGCCGCCGACGCGCTGACGATGAAGGTCCGCGAAGGTGGCCGGGTCATCAAGATCGCGGTCATGGTCGCCACCGGCGTCAACGCCGACGGGTTCCGCGAGATCCTCGGCGTCGCGACCTCGACCGCGGAGTCCGGTGCCGGCTGGAACTCCTTCTTCAAGGACCTCGTTGCCCGTGGCCTGTCCGGGGTCGCTCTGGTCACCAGCGACGCCCACGCCGGGCTGGTCGACGCCATCGGGGCGACCCTGCCTGGGGCGTCGTGGCAGCGGTGCCGTACCCACTACACCGCGAACCTGATGTCGATCTGTCCCAAACACGCCTGGGGCGGGGTGAAGGCGATGCTGCATTCGGTGTTCGACCAGATCGACACCGACGCCGTCCACGCCCAGTACGACAAGCTCCTCGACAACACCACGCAGCTGCCCGAGGTCCACGCCCACCTCGACGCCCACCGCGACGACGTGCTCGCGTTCACCGCGTTCCCGAAGGCCGTGTGGCGCCAGATCTGGTCCAACAACCCCAACGAGCGCCTCAACCGCGAGATCCGTCGCCGTACCGACGTCGTCGGGATCTTCCCCGACCGAGGCTCGATCATCCGGCTCGTTGGAGCCGTGCTGGCCGAGCAGAACGACGAATGGGCCGACGGACGCCGCTACCTCGGACTCGACGTCCTGGCCAAGAGCCGCCTCACCCTCATCACCACCGAGCCCGAAGAGGAGGACGCCATCACCGCCGGCGCGATCAGCGCCTGA